One Deinococcus carri genomic window carries:
- a CDS encoding NUDIX hydrolase — MADSGCFPLWSRGENVDPLTLLLPPELTARLLAWADALDSTLNRADPASPLPMRAAFLRDAESEWDSFEREGHTLWRALRAARPDLHVTYHSVLLERAVDPDTDELLDLLNDAGDVIGVLWRSEAEGVRHKRGVTAFLRDGAGRLFIPRRAAHKTRWPGALDFSVGGLVLAGETFNEAFAREAREELNLNVEALGWQVTANLDPLTTDLRCFTRVYEVPFEGTPDLNPEDFSGGEWLTPGEVLGRAGTGEPVNGDLVEVVRRVYGKQ, encoded by the coding sequence ATGGCGGACTCCGGCTGCTTTCCGCTGTGGTCGCGCGGCGAGAACGTGGACCCGCTGACGCTGCTGCTCCCGCCGGAGTTGACCGCGCGGCTGCTGGCCTGGGCCGACGCCCTCGACTCGACGCTGAACCGCGCGGACCCGGCCTCGCCGCTGCCCATGCGGGCCGCCTTCCTGCGGGACGCGGAAAGCGAGTGGGACAGCTTCGAGCGCGAGGGCCACACGCTCTGGCGGGCGCTGCGGGCGGCACGGCCCGACCTGCACGTCACGTACCACAGCGTCCTGCTGGAGCGCGCCGTGGACCCGGACACCGACGAACTCCTCGACCTGCTGAACGACGCGGGCGACGTGATTGGGGTGCTGTGGCGCTCGGAGGCGGAGGGGGTGCGACACAAGCGGGGCGTGACGGCCTTTCTGCGTGACGGGGCGGGCCGGCTGTTCATTCCGCGCCGGGCCGCGCACAAGACCCGCTGGCCGGGGGCGCTGGATTTCAGCGTGGGTGGTCTGGTCCTGGCCGGCGAGACGTTCAACGAGGCCTTCGCGCGGGAGGCCCGCGAGGAATTGAATCTGAACGTGGAGGCGCTGGGCTGGCAGGTCACGGCCAACCTCGACCCGCTGACCACCGACCTGCGCTGTTTCACCCGCGTGTATGAGGTTCCCTTCGAGGGGACACCCGACCTCAACCCCGAGGACTTCAGCGGTGGCGAGTGGCTGACACCGGGCGAGGTGCTGGGCCGGGCCGGGACAGGCGAACCGGTCAATGGGGACCTCGTGGAGGTGGTTCGGCGGGTGTACGGGAAGCAGTAA